AAATAGGGAAGGAGGTACAATAGCAGGATTCAGGAATGAGTTGTCATTTGTAAATAGAGCAATAGCTCTTTGTGAATGGGAAAACCTTTGGAGGGAAcctattaaagaaaaaatttctttcCTTTCCCATTCCTATTCTTGGTTTGTATCGTGTTATCACATAACAAAGAAAGCACCAGCAACAACTTGGAGTAAACTAAATTTCTATTTGAACGAAAACAAACTACTactaatgaaattaaatgattaagcACTGATTGAAAGAAAGAACATTCAGAAACTTACAGATAATGTGCCTTCCAGTGACACTGAAATTGCGTACAGAAAACAAGTTTTCAAAATCCTTGCTCAAAGAAATGGATGTAAAGAAGAGGGGAAGGGCATTATCAAAAAGTACTTAAATGGGTAGGCAGTGCCAATACAAGGATAAATCAACGGGAAATAAGAGAACAGACTACCCAAATTCAAAGCATCGTATGCAACATGCAGCAAGTGTACCTTCAATGCAAAAAACTGACTAGTCCATTTATGTTGTACCAATTGGACTACCCCTCCATTTCCCTTTCCAACAACTTTGATAACATCTACATCTGCCAAAGTTAACTGGTCGTCTGTAGGCTTGATTGGAGGTGGCTGAAAACATATCACGAATTTTAGAACCGTATACAATAAATTGTCAGAAATTCAACCAGCATGTGTATTGTGTATTTTGACAGGGTAAAAAAAGCAGGAAGTTCAACATTCAAGCCTCCATGTGCTGctctttttatactttaaacCACTGGTTGAATGCACAGATATAGATATTAGAAGTTTAATAGGGACAAATTTAAACATGGTCACTTATAAAAGCACGGGTCCACGTTTAATGTTCCCATGTATAACGTATCCactattaaatcatttttttttctataaattgtTTGCATTCGAATATAATTATTCAGATCTATGTTTTTCTATCATTATTGACAATGTAGGAAGGAAGAAGAGGACCCAACATTAACTCAGAATGCAAACAATTTTGTGCAACAAACTTCGTTTTACAAAGAAATGAATAGAAAGAATCGATTCGTTTAGTGGCTCGTGAATTGGAAGATTAGTTTCACTTGATAAGCGTGCAACTTGTTCTCCATTTGATTAAAGATACtacaaaaataagataagaaatGTATAACATCGTTAACAAATCTTGTTCTCTTTGAAAACAGTAGCAAAGGATAGCCCCATCACCGCTAATACCACCGCCGCCCCCAACATATACAAGAAAATAAAGGCCAGGGAAAACAGCAAATAATCCGCTTCACAGTTTTTTTACTCATTTCAAAACATACAATACTCCACTTGGGTTCGAAACCTGAGAACAATGAATCCACAGAAAATTCAGGAATCCCTTATTACAAGGCATTTCATCAGATCCAAAAGATCAAATTCATGAAAAGAAACAGTAGAGCAAGAGGAGTGCATATATactgaaacaaacaaaaaaacattctGCAAAGGCAATAAtgcacaaaaacatatattcttTAAGAAACAACTAAGAAATCGGATGGACATTTACcgaaacaaacaaataaacaatcTGCAAACGCAAGAATGaacaaaaagatatattatttaagaCAAGAAGGACATTTGctgaaacaaacaaataaacaaactGCAAAGGCAAAAGAATGCAGAGAAAGATGTTTCCTTTAGTAGAAGAAAAAGGTGAGAGAAATATGTTACAGCTTCGACATCACTCTGAGAGACAATTCGAACTCCATCCCTGTTGACAAGCAGATCCCCATCCTTAAAAGTCCCACTTTCAGTCCTGCGACACCCCCACATGCCATCAATTCCATTTGGTCAAAACCCAAGCATAATTAACCAATCACATTCACAATCACGCACAGAgcagagggagagagagagagagactcACAGGAACTTGGCAAAATTTGATTGATCAGAAACAGGAACGGAGAGTTTGAGACCAAGCCCCAAGTTTCCTTTCTTCATGATTCTGGGACTCTGATGGGGTTCACTTCACAAAGTCTGACACAGTCTCACTAGgttttcaaagaaaagaaaaaaatttctagttagactctctctctctctctctctctctctctctctctctctctctttccgTCTCTATAATTTGGGTATATAAAATCAAGACATAGTACACAGTATATATATACTATTGGTGGCagtattttaaaagttaaaaatacactgaaaattataaattttgtgattggCTGACAAAGAGAGCAGTCACCATTGACGAACTGAGAATTGAAGAAAGAAGCGATTTTGAAGATGAGCTGCTGTTGACTTTTCACACTTTCTGCCTTATTTAATCTTCTTCAAAAACAATTACCAATATTTCTTCTATGCCCTTTCTTATccaatttcaaaacatttcttCACTAAAACTgctaaaagaattataatatatattatatataaattattaattttttgtttagggtttttattctcttttaggCGAAATTTAAAcactaaacttattttaataaaagtttgaGGGATTTTAACTATGACATCAATagttattaaaacaattttcctttttctaatgataaaatgataatttattttatataaaagaatttaaaaaaaaattaaattattttgatgttattctatcgttttttaattatttttttatttaaatgttgttaaaaattaaaatataattaaatgtaaacaaatttaaattaatagaaaaaataacaaaaataaataaataattatcaagtaataaaatattaaatatctaaaaatttaaaaaaaaatatattaaaaaagattataagtataaaagacaaaagaaatatttttatcattaaaaaaatctgttatatgaatttatattattttaattacttgagTTAATTCTTCTAGATTATAAATATAGCGAAATCaaagatagttaattttaatcAGTAAAGTTAACTGTTTCATATTTCaacttaatataaaagaattgattattattaattatactttaaagggactgaaaatcaattttaatagaATAACTATATTTATACCTTTTATGTGTTTGCTTAATCcactcatttaaaaaataaacagattTCTAAtctttttgtataaaaaattgtatatgtaACCTAAAtgataacttttaataaaaaagaataccaaactataataattatatgtttattaattttttcaatattctTTGTGACATATAGGTCTATTGTATATTAAgataatgttattaaaattaatatattattcattttgaattttagaGTTTTGCTATAATTTTAtcctataaaatatttaaaaaaattatatatacgtatttaaattgtcttttacttttgcctcaactatatatatattttataatattaacaatttcaACATATAATGATATTAAATGTAATGATGATATGCAATTTTGTTTTGAACGTGTATTTATGGTCAGTAATTGtcaatattagaattatttacatttgttagaaaagttaaatatttgttttatatttttaggtaaTTGAATATTCCTAAATTGATTTAGAAAGTTTTAAGACGTCATTATTCAAGAAGTGGTGACGTATATTGGTGTTGGGGTTGGTCTTTTTAGTAGGTTATCATTTAATATCAACATAAAGTTGTCCATTCAAATGCTACATTTAAGATTGGATCAACTGAGgaaagttgaattttatttttttatttttttatttatttttctgcattAATTTCAGAATAAATTCCAACCATACCTTTCCTTCAATCTTCTTCTTAACCTTCTATTAATCACATGTCTTAACAAAAAGTTAATGTCATCATTAGATAACaactaattattttctatattctcttctggcttaattaagttttatagttcctgttttcaattattattaaattatttttctttttctttttacttttaattgaatttatgttttttaaatttttctttaatcagATAAACACGGTGATTATATTGTTTTGTATCCCGTGTTAAAAagattatagttttttttttcagtaacataaaataatagaaattacttatagttttatattagcaacaaattatttaaaatctcatattttataaaagtaataaagaagaaaaaaaattaaataacagtggattaaaaaatataaaaattaaatatccagtaaaaaaactataatagatgcccaattaaaaatatataaaattattagaaatttaaaacttaataaaaatttacaaaaagaaaaccagattaaaaaataaattaactgtGTTGCTTTTTTAATATTCTAACGTTATCTGTAAAACATTTctcttataaaacaaaaaacgcCGTAACcattaatcaaatattaatgaGAGTGagagttattttataaaaacatgaaaagaactGCGATTTTTTgctgtttataaaaaataaaaaataatttattattgtagtaaataatatttaaaaatggtagatgaaagaaaggaaaagctTGGAAGGAAGGCACATAGAAAAACTATGGTtggaaaattatttgaaaaggaAGGATGAATATTATATGATGTGTTGAAAAGACTTTATGTTCAAATTCAATCATTTATCATTCATCTCTACTTGCCTGGAATGGTCCTACTGCCAATAATCAATGCATTAACCATTACATTTTTCTACCATCATTAGGTCAATCTTACATATTTTGACTTTAAAATATGCTTTCATGTGacatttttaacttataatataaatagttaattaaaatattcaaattcataATAATCCCAACAAGATTGTTAAACATATCGTGTGCtgttaaaaatggaaaaaaataaaggatatATGAGAGTCATTAATACAAAAGTACTACGACATTcgataattaaataaaaaagatataaattgtTTAAGGCATTTacattagaattaaaaataatgcaaTAAAGTGATATCTTCATAGAGAAAGATATTATAAATAGCAATACACAAGTTTTAGCATGAACATTgagtaattaatattaagtaagttgtaatataaattaaacaactCAATCTTTCacattatatatgtaatattagtTATTTAGTCGAAAAAGATTAAATGTAAGTTGGCAAAACACATTATGTATGTTAGTGTTGTATAATTAGTAATCATGCAATGCAATTGGAAGAAAGAGATAAAGTTAAATGTCAGGAATGACAGATAAAAAACATTGATAAAGATAGACATTGTTAGGTTTAaggttttaattttaacttcatTTACTTGTTCGTctattttaacattttgtacatgtatttgattttgaatgTGATTCTTGAATTGTAGGTTAACATTTAGGTGGACAATCTCAATACCATTTTGGTTTTGgcaaaagttgaaaacttttgtCAACAATAGTTATTGACACGtattataatagatattataatatttcgtatataaataatgttattattaacaatatataaatcaataattatcaatttataataattattaaaggtTAATATTCgtctataaatattaataactataattttatcaataaattttgtcCGATAGTAATTTGTTAATAATCAATGACATATTTTGTAACTCTCTCCATATATATTGatcatcaataaatttaatttttttaatatatgacaaataaaaaatgatttttataatgtataattaatatttaataggtTTTGacttttttctaataatagTAGAAGATATATCTATTGTTTATTAGTAGATTAATCGTGTAGTTATaggttttgaaatttattttacatgataaaataagtaagagaaaaaaaacactataattttaaattttagtatactactttgattattttattaaataagtataacacaaaaatatctattataagTACAACCCATATTATAGCATGTctatgatatttgatttaattataatgattttatattataaaaatgtcaccATAGCTATTTCTATATTAGAATGTGCGTCgaaaaatctttatatattattatattatataagtgaaccttttaaatatatattattatatgggTAATAATCAATTAGGTTTCTAAGTATGACggtaatttatttcttttaaaattccCAAGTCACTGTTGAGTGACATATTAGCAGTTTATTTTCGAAAGtaaaattcttttattcattAGGCAATTTTATGCAAATGCAGAATTCCTTGGACAATGGACCATTCATATGATTTTTTCCTCAAAagtatattgattttatttatgtaaatttaggttgatagaaaaataagagacGTAAGTCCACATTTATGATGTCACAACCACTACCAAACCAACCAAAATAACAACACACTATCCATTATGCACAAAAACCGAATTAAACCAGTGCCTTATTAATCAATCTtatctatttaattatttttatataaaaattttaacaataaaaaattaaactattttcaaaacatttttttatgataaatatgaatgtaaaagaaaaaatgataattatttcataccatattattaatataagccaattatcttaataatttcttataaagaaTTTGAATCATCTTCAACGAACCTTCCTGCTAACCTCAGTTACAATATAGTTTTAGTTCATcggaaaacaaataaacattattaaagaatattaaaaCAAGACAATGGCCATAGAAAGACACGCGAAAGCCGCCAAGGAATCTGCATAAATAACCGAAACCTCGtcattttattgtaattttaatttaggtaATAGGagtaatttttaactaaaaatatgtctaagtttttattttctgataactttgaaaaattttcaataattttatgtaaGAAGTTCGTTGTAATTCACATTCTTGGAGTTAAAAGAATTATGTAAACCATTTTCTCTAAATTTGAAGAgtttatgtttattaaatatgcacaaaaatattatttttttatcaataaatgtatGTATCGAATTTATCATCCTTTTAATCATATTGAGTTGAAGCCCATAGACATACAAGTAGACACAGCATAGTCAATGTTATTAAGCTTTGAATAGTTGAATATGGAAGAAAGGTGTTGAGCCAAGAAGGGATGAATTAGAAAGAAGCAGCAGCAACTTTTCTCGATCAACACCTGTCAAAtgcaagcacactctctttcttaattattttctgttactttcttcttctcaccACTACCCTTCCTTGGCGCTCCtcgattaaaaaaaagaaggaaaaaagaaaacattcccTGGCGCTATTCAAAGGCCAGTATCACtttaattttctcaattttatgttttttctttaattctctgtttcatttttctaaatggGTGTTCCAGTTTTCCTTTTGATGCGGAAAAAAATAGCTTTTTTTTCTCTGGGTTTTTGTTCTTGATCCAAGTTTATTCTTTCTCGATGGTTTAGTAGATTCAGGGATTTTCGTTTCTTTTGGTCGTTGCCCATTATCCTTTTTGTCATGTTCTTTACATGTGTTGCTtgtatgaattaaaatttcaatgcTTTTGCTATGTGAGCGGAAATTCTGAATTGCGGTCGATATCAATTGCAGTGTATTGCTTTTTAATTAAGAGGTTTGTGGTTTTAGACGAACAGTTTTGTTGATTCGAATGGTTAGGTCTCTCATACATGGTTCTAATGGGAATCAAGAACAAAGATTGTTCTTGTGACATAAGTAGAATGTCCCAATAACTCAGAATTACTGGGAAAAACTGAAGATTATGTATGGATTTTGTGAAAAACGTTGGATATTTCTCAGAACATGGGAGACCTTGCTTCCCTGTTCTGATTTGTGAGTGGCAGGTTTGTTGGATTGTTCTGAAGACTTACTGAGCTTCAAAGTTGTCAAACCAATATGCCCTTATCTTgcaagagtttttttttttttttttttttttggtgaaaaCATGCTGCTTTCACAACTCACTTTTCTTTAATCTAACATGttacattttatcaaacagggATTTTGAGTGTTATCTGAATTGCTGGAGGCCTGAGAGTGCAAATTATCTCCACAACCGATGGATAAAGGTACTCTAACTCTCTTGCCACTATTAACCCACTAACTCCGATGGGTATAAGTAGAGTTGACGATGCTTATTTGAAAGTGAATGTTCCTCActatttatctctttttttcaaTATGCCCAAGCACTACATCTTACCATGACATGTCTATTCTGAGAAACATAATGATCCTTGTTATCGCATACATTGCTACGAGAACTTGTGCAAACAATTTTTACTGAACAATACTTGTGTTAGCTCCAGTGTGACTGGCATGATTTGAATTTTGAACATCTGCTTAGATTTATTAACAGCCTTATCACATAGTTTATCATTGTTTTGATAATTGAAGTATTAGGTTTTTGGATTCTAAATGTCACAGTTAGAACTACATTATCATTATGTTTGACATTTCACTAGCTATGAAAAAACTACCAAAAGCATGGAAGagtttcattatatattttgtttcttatggCCTTTTGTGAGAATGAACTTCCATCTAATAATTTAATGGAAAGGCAACATGCATTCTGTCATCGGAGTGTAATTTACATGCAAGCAGTGCACAAACAGAAATAAATGTTTAAGGTAGATCCTAGGCACTCAGTTTTCTCCAATTTCTGTTTTAGTCCTAACAGTCTTCCTCTTAGGTTCTAGCTTCTCTTAGGTTCTTGCTCCTATGAGTTCACTTATTTGGATTTTTAGTTATTGCCATCAACATCTTGGTTCCTATATTTTAAACTCATGGATTTTAGACCCTTTAGTTATCTATTCATTAAGGTGTCCATCCCTATTTTCAGTGACATTGATCCTTATTGTTTTAACTTGTTAAGGTCAAAGTTGAGTCCTAGATAGTGGCATGCAGTGATCGGGTCCAAACTGTTCTACTACAACGGtcttcatcattattattacatctataaatttcatatttgcTGCACTAAATTGTTCTACTACAACAGCCCTGTAACAGGACTTCATACTGTTATACCGCTATTTAAAACCCTGATTATGGTACCAGTTCCTAATGTACCTAAACCTTTGTGGTTTGAAATAAGGACCATATCCCCATaaagattatataaatatatacaaggaCTAAGAActaaatgaatgaaaattatagGGATCAATATCTCgtttaaatcaaaatcaaattatcaaGGAAAGCGTGGTTTTCCATAGGAACAAACTTTGTGCCTCCACTTTGCATGTTAATATGTTTGTAGAATATAACTGCATCTATGATATAAATAGGGTAATTTGAAACTGAAGGGTCAATGCACTTACTTTCAATGAAATGAGATTTCCTTTGTTGTTGCAGATGCCAGGGTGGAAGAGACTGTTGATTTGCGAACCAATGTGGAGTTAGTGAGATCAGTCTCTGATAAGCACCATGATCTTTTAAGGCCATCTGCTCGGAACTATTCAAGAGgtttggaatgaaaaaaaaaatattattcttctatttgtttccaattattctattataatttaatttttcatgattttatgttataaaaactTATTATCAAATAGGGTCTGCTAGAACACATGGATTAGTATATGATGATGACACCAATGCCTTGTATCACTCtcgattttctttttaattgggatGAGATGCGGCTAGGAATATATGCTGCTGAATAACATATCTTACTCTAGTACATCTATTGTTCTAATTGTAACCAATTTGgaggattttttattttttttttgttttctacctTTTCCGTTGCAACTGTTACATCAAAAAGAATGAGCTCCTCTTTGCATAATTGATGAATGcaacttccttttttttctgcATCTTGTTTTCAGTGACTCttgatttttatttccattAGATCTATATAGAATAATTAATAAGTTCCTTCAGAGCCTTGCCCTTTGTCCTTGAGTTCAACCTCAAGGACCAGTTTTGTCTCTTTACTAGAGTTTAGAGAACTATGTATAAATTTTGGCCAAGCGGCTAATGTTCTTTAGGAAAGAAGGTCAAGAACAGGGTTGGGGATGACAAGTGCAGTGGTAATGTTCTGTATTAACTTAATAAAGACAACTGCACAAATCAAAGCTTCTTTTTCACAGTTGCTCTTGATCTCATAAGCAAATTTTTCCACCTTAAATGTTAACAAATTTTACGGCCATGGCAGGACAAGCAACAGATGCAGGTGGCCGTGGAAAGGGAAAGTATGCCTTAATTAAAGACCCAGAGGACTTCCAAACTGGAATTTATGATAAGCCCCTTCCATTTTATGGATGTGGAATCGGATGGTTCTCGTAAGTAATTTCAATCAACTGTGTTTCTCAATATCCTCAACTTGCCTCATGGCTTTGTTTGTTAAATGGCAGATTTCTTTTTGGATTTCTGTGTCCTCCCATGTGGTTCTATGCTACAATTCTCTATTTTGGAAATCACTATAGGAAGGATCCTAGGGAACGAGCAGGGCTGGGAGCCTCTGCAATTGCTGTAATCTCTCTCCCTTTCTACTCTTTCTGTCCATTTGTCTGTTTGTTCATGCATGCAGTTGCATAATGTTGTGCACTGGAATGAAGTCTTCTGTCACATAGCATTGGagcaaactaaaaaaaagaaacctatAGAAACACCAGTTTACTTGGATCAAACACttttcttgaaattgaattataGAAGTGAACAAACCGAGTAACATGGGTTAAGTTCATTCCATAGTTTGAAGATGTCTTTCAATGTACTGACATCTAGTAACAGctcaaaatatttcatttcattgaatatttttgcAATATGCCACAACCAATCAAACTATTACTTTATAACTTGATCATGCATAATGAATTGTAGTTTTCAATGTGATTGTAGTTGTTCTTGCCTTATAAGTTCGTTTTCTGCATTGCAGATACTATGTATTATTTGTTCATTACTATGCTTGACTGTGTTGTCTAATTGGCGTGGTGATCAATTTGCAGGCATTGGTGTGCTCTGTAGTGTTACTGATGATTTTTGGAGTAATTCTTGTGTTTAAATTGCGGTTCCTGTATTTATAATTCATGAGCAAAGGTGAGAAATAGAGAAGCAAAAGCATTTGGAAGCAATTCTGGCGTGATATTAGAAACAATTGGACATATGATGTATATAAGAACTTCAAATAGATGGAAAAAAAAGCCTGCATATTGTTTGTGAAGTAATTCACAGCAAGAAATCTGTGGGCTATACCATAAGTTGAGAAAAGATGATTTGTCATATCccttatttcattattttccgAACTGATATTTATACTCAAAAAGAAATATCTTGAGGAAGTGTTTGTGAATCTCCCAAAAtcactattaattttattttattttatttgttaaccCTTGGGATGCTGAAGTGCTGCATATGTTCTACATAAGAAAAGTGCAAGGCTACCACGGCTAGAGAACTAACTTAAGATCGCTGACACACAAtgctaataattttttatgctttactGTAATGTTGAATAGTAAAACATGGAAACTTTTTGgtctaaaacttattttaacgaaataaatattttctttgctccatttaaaaattgtatataactTTTCATGTACAAAATTTTGTGTTCatttttatagatattaaatagGTTTAAATAAGTGACCGTTTATTAGGTGAATAAAACCCAGA
This genomic stretch from Vigna radiata var. radiata cultivar VC1973A chromosome 7, Vradiata_ver6, whole genome shotgun sequence harbors:
- the LOC106769369 gene encoding uncharacterized protein LOC106769369, which translates into the protein MDKDARVEETVDLRTNVELVRSVSDKHHDLLRPSARNYSRGQATDAGGRGKGKYALIKDPEDFQTGIYDKPLPFYGCGIGWFSFLFGFLCPPMWFYATILYFGNHYRKDPRERAGLGASAIAALVCSVVLLMIFGVILVFKLRFLYL